One window of Bifidobacterium pseudocatenulatum DSM 20438 = JCM 1200 = LMG 10505 genomic DNA carries:
- the cas3 gene encoding CRISPR-associated helicase Cas3' — MKSFDSTSEINKIRQQITEQCRQAGSRETGIYRLSVPTGGGKTLASLNFALHHALETGKRRIIYVIPYLSITSQTVATFRNMLGLDADSNIVLEHYSTAGLQNSGNTGSIGTSEEEDVKERQRKLASERWDNPIIVTTMVEFLETVMSARGTKLRKFHNMANSVIIFDEIQSLPLNIINPFNEVVSFLSTILDSTILLCSATQPLLERTARKNLRLSDEPDLIDNTDGYEEKLKRTRIIASQESKSCEELANIIYEQALRNGNCLSIVNTKSEARKMYQCLQELNADGQFELIHLSTAMCGKHRADQLARIKVLTDPHDSKPVICVSTQLIEAGVDLSFACVVRAMAGLDSIMQAAGRCNRNGESKEIKDVYVYPLQGEERFKDYLPEIHRGKKLTLQIMGEHPDADLLSTGMLNEFYGMLLQSEDRDGGNSLLDGPLWKKENAGKTIYELLAYNESQRKQFENNTMGERYNPFFAQAFKTVGNEYRVIPKITHNVVVPYGNAMELLDMLGHGELREKIAILRRLQEYTVSLFDYEYKILNEKHAISIASEDFDICVLNGDYYKGEYGVVTETDMSLLMI; from the coding sequence ATGAAATCATTCGATTCGACATCCGAAATCAATAAAATCCGTCAACAGATTACGGAACAGTGCCGTCAAGCTGGGAGCAGAGAGACAGGGATTTACCGATTGTCGGTTCCGACCGGAGGCGGTAAAACGTTGGCTTCGTTGAATTTCGCCTTGCATCATGCTTTGGAAACAGGGAAAAGACGAATCATTTATGTGATTCCGTACTTGTCTATTACGTCACAGACCGTGGCAACATTCCGGAATATGCTTGGTCTGGATGCTGACAGCAATATTGTGCTGGAGCATTACTCCACCGCGGGCCTTCAGAATTCCGGTAACACGGGATCTATCGGCACAAGTGAGGAAGAGGATGTGAAGGAACGTCAACGTAAACTGGCGTCTGAACGTTGGGATAATCCGATCATCGTGACTACGATGGTCGAATTCTTGGAAACGGTTATGTCGGCGCGTGGTACGAAACTTCGTAAATTCCACAACATGGCCAATAGCGTCATCATTTTTGATGAGATTCAGTCGCTTCCATTGAATATCATCAATCCGTTTAATGAAGTTGTGAGTTTTCTTTCGACGATATTGGACTCGACTATTCTGCTGTGCTCAGCTACGCAGCCTTTATTGGAACGAACGGCGCGAAAGAATCTGCGTCTGTCAGACGAGCCTGATCTTATCGACAATACTGATGGTTACGAAGAGAAGCTCAAGCGTACCCGGATTATTGCTTCACAGGAAAGCAAGAGTTGCGAGGAACTTGCGAACATCATATATGAGCAGGCACTTCGGAACGGCAATTGTCTGTCTATCGTCAACACGAAGAGTGAAGCGCGCAAAATGTATCAGTGTTTGCAAGAGCTCAATGCTGACGGGCAGTTTGAGTTGATTCATTTGAGTACTGCCATGTGTGGCAAACATAGGGCAGACCAGTTAGCGAGAATAAAGGTGTTAACTGATCCTCATGATTCCAAACCGGTGATTTGCGTAAGCACGCAGCTTATCGAAGCGGGAGTGGACCTTTCGTTCGCATGCGTAGTCAGGGCGATGGCTGGTCTGGATAGCATTATGCAAGCGGCTGGCAGGTGCAACAGGAATGGTGAATCGAAAGAAATCAAGGATGTGTATGTCTATCCGTTGCAAGGTGAGGAAAGGTTCAAGGACTATCTTCCAGAGATTCACAGAGGCAAAAAGCTCACTTTGCAGATTATGGGTGAGCATCCTGATGCTGATCTGCTTTCTACTGGCATGCTCAATGAGTTTTATGGCATGCTGCTTCAAAGTGAGGATCGAGATGGCGGCAATAGTTTGCTGGATGGTCCGCTTTGGAAAAAGGAAAACGCTGGAAAAACGATTTATGAGTTGCTGGCATACAACGAAAGCCAACGTAAGCAATTCGAGAACAATACGATGGGGGAGAGATACAATCCGTTTTTTGCCCAGGCGTTCAAAACGGTCGGCAATGAATATCGTGTGATTCCGAAAATCACGCACAATGTTGTGGTTCCCTATGGCAATGCGATGGAATTACTGGATATGTTGGGTCACGGTGAGTTGAGGGAGAAGATTGCGATTCTGCGGCGGCTACAGGAATACACGGTTTCCCTTTTCGATTACGAATACAAGATTTTGAACGAAAAACATGCGATTTCCATCGCTAGCGAGGATTTCGATATTTGCGTTCTGAATGGAGATTATTACAAAGGCGAATATGGCGTGGTGACAGAGACGGACATGTCTCTGTTGATGATATGA
- a CDS encoding CRISPR-associated endonuclease Cas3'', giving the protein MTLLAHKDADGGVQTLRDHLHNAGDLAESYESEFSQIPRMAALLHDVGKVAQQFQTYLISGKGRRGEIPHARQGAFVVNDLPISNSAAEIVKEILELVIAKHHGELPDCINEIGDEAFLTGFTEADKQNPKYAYGEIKQGLHDLDLDLQDTFQQAEKDVFDFVGRTKLLKLSKDSRYFYSGLLVKYVYSRLIDADRTDTAYFETKEQYHPIKAD; this is encoded by the coding sequence ATGACTTTGCTGGCGCACAAGGACGCGGATGGCGGTGTGCAGACGTTGCGTGACCATCTTCACAATGCGGGTGACTTAGCGGAAAGCTATGAATCGGAGTTTTCTCAGATTCCGCGAATGGCGGCGCTCCTGCATGATGTTGGAAAGGTCGCGCAACAGTTTCAAACGTATCTGATATCAGGCAAGGGACGTCGTGGTGAGATTCCTCATGCGAGGCAGGGTGCGTTCGTCGTCAATGACCTGCCGATTTCGAATTCGGCAGCGGAAATCGTGAAAGAGATTCTTGAACTTGTTATTGCAAAACATCATGGAGAGCTTCCTGATTGCATCAATGAAATCGGTGATGAGGCTTTTCTCACAGGTTTTACGGAAGCAGATAAACAGAATCCTAAATATGCGTATGGGGAAATCAAACAGGGGCTACATGATTTGGACCTCGACTTGCAAGACACCTTCCAGCAGGCCGAAAAAGATGTTTTCGATTTTGTAGGACGAACTAAATTGCTGAAATTGTCGAAAGATAGTCGTTATTTCTACTCGGGATTACTAGTTAAATACGTTTATTCTCGTTTGATTGATGCCGATAGAACAGATACGGCTTATTTTGAGACGAAAGAGCAATATCATCCGATCAAGGCGGATTGA
- the cas1c gene encoding type I-C CRISPR-associated endonuclease Cas1c: MKQLLNTLFVMTEDAYLALENDNVVIHQNDKTLAKVPLRSIEGIMCFSYKGASPALMGRCGKLGVSMAFYSPRGHYYCSVLGEENRNVLLRREQFRVADDEQKSLCYAKSFIVGKLYNAKWVLERTKRDHALRVNIDRLAEQSGKLSAALLEARKSLTVDELRGVEGLAAKDYFYAFDDLVLKNKDDFFFTNRSRRPPLDRLNALLSFCYSILTNDCIAALQGVGLDPYVGFMHTDRPGRASLALDLVEEFRPVLADRFVLTLVNTGAVKPGDFEIRENGGVLLSDSGRKKVLTAWQKKKSDQILHPFLQEKISWGLVPYVQALLLARSLRGDLDDYPPFMWK, from the coding sequence ATGAAGCAGCTGTTAAACACGCTGTTTGTGATGACGGAAGATGCCTATCTTGCTTTGGAGAACGACAATGTTGTGATTCATCAGAATGACAAAACCTTGGCGAAAGTGCCGTTACGGTCAATTGAGGGAATCATGTGTTTCTCGTATAAGGGTGCTTCGCCTGCTCTTATGGGGCGCTGCGGCAAACTGGGCGTTTCTATGGCATTCTATTCACCGAGAGGCCATTATTACTGTTCCGTGTTAGGGGAGGAGAATCGTAATGTGCTACTTCGCCGTGAACAATTTCGAGTCGCGGATGACGAACAAAAATCTTTGTGTTACGCGAAATCTTTCATTGTTGGAAAACTTTACAATGCGAAATGGGTGCTCGAACGTACGAAACGTGATCATGCTTTGCGGGTAAATATTGACCGACTTGCCGAGCAGAGTGGCAAATTGTCGGCGGCATTGTTAGAAGCTCGGAAAAGTTTGACGGTTGATGAGTTGAGGGGTGTCGAAGGGCTTGCTGCCAAAGATTATTTCTACGCTTTTGACGATTTGGTCCTGAAGAATAAAGATGATTTCTTTTTCACCAATAGGTCGAGGAGGCCTCCGCTGGACAGACTAAATGCATTGTTGTCTTTTTGCTACTCCATATTGACGAATGATTGCATTGCGGCTTTGCAAGGCGTGGGGCTGGATCCGTATGTTGGTTTTATGCATACGGATCGGCCCGGGAGAGCCTCTCTGGCATTGGATCTGGTTGAAGAGTTTCGCCCGGTGTTGGCTGACCGCTTTGTGCTGACATTGGTTAATACAGGCGCTGTTAAGCCGGGGGATTTTGAAATACGGGAGAATGGTGGTGTGCTGCTGTCTGATTCCGGGCGGAAGAAAGTGCTTACGGCGTGGCAGAAAAAGAAGAGCGATCAGATTCTTCATCCGTTCCTGCAAGAAAAAATTTCATGGGGGTTGGTTCCGTATGTGCAAGCGCTGCTGCTAGCTCGATCGTTGCGGGGTGATCTTGATGATTACCCGCCATTTATGTGGAAGTAA
- a CDS encoding type I-C CRISPR-associated protein Cas8c/Csd1, whose product MSLSNNLLLINESVHNAAGKIPRSGDGSTLDIRKALIPPGHTTLPTLLTLGVNENGEILRLLREKQTIVIPCTESSMGRTIKPVPHPLFDQLQYLDLHFDKEKTSMYLEQLAAWKGDNVKLNAIYRCVSEHSISEEAARFNVEITEKDRKAGVCFEVEIGLQNSDVSNDPDIQAQWISYLYHDRQKKGKDMFGEDLYAPILNFPKKIVSVNGNAKLLSANDSTNFTYRGRFASKEEALQVDGETSQKIHSTLQWLVNNHGTITDTQAIVICSVKNPNEKPKLDPQEGSYDFGSLFSSDVDEPEAPRNDIADALTATNFQYAQVFSKVLRGYGNANKLKKHADPMMIVILDAATSGRLSVTYYRELSKDEYVESILRWHVDAAWPLKMYDKEKKKFVAYEGAPPFADIISCAYDVSDRSSKAYKRFAKNTKKQLIECMFGGESLPRFILDATYHRVTKPMGYDAPGAWLRDFEIACSLWKKHYIDDARKQNKQEDTISMYLEPTRNDRDYLYGRLLALADRFENGVLYKQGISDTRPTNAVKLMSNFVAKPFTTWGTLWKQLMPYLKSANGAPWFQNSVDEVMALFKEGDFEDNRALSPLFLLGYSCQRRESMRKAQEASQKSKEN is encoded by the coding sequence ATGAGCCTGTCGAACAATCTGTTGCTTATCAACGAATCTGTGCACAACGCCGCCGGAAAAATTCCGAGAAGTGGCGACGGTTCTACGCTTGACATTAGGAAAGCCTTGATTCCTCCGGGGCATACGACACTTCCGACACTATTGACGCTAGGGGTAAACGAGAATGGTGAGATACTACGGCTTCTGAGGGAAAAACAAACGATTGTTATCCCGTGCACAGAAAGTTCCATGGGACGCACCATCAAGCCGGTACCGCATCCTCTGTTTGATCAGCTCCAATATCTCGACTTGCATTTCGACAAGGAGAAAACCTCCATGTATTTGGAGCAGCTTGCCGCTTGGAAAGGCGACAACGTCAAACTCAATGCCATCTATCGATGCGTTTCGGAACACAGCATCAGCGAAGAAGCCGCTCGATTCAATGTGGAAATAACCGAAAAAGACCGGAAAGCAGGTGTTTGCTTCGAAGTTGAAATTGGGCTGCAAAACTCAGATGTCTCGAACGATCCCGATATACAGGCGCAATGGATTTCTTATTTGTACCATGATCGACAGAAAAAAGGGAAGGATATGTTCGGAGAGGACCTATATGCTCCGATATTGAACTTCCCTAAGAAAATTGTCAGCGTAAATGGCAACGCCAAACTGTTATCGGCAAACGATTCAACGAATTTCACCTATCGAGGGCGCTTCGCATCCAAAGAGGAGGCTTTGCAAGTCGATGGTGAAACATCGCAGAAGATACATTCGACGCTGCAATGGTTGGTCAATAATCATGGAACGATTACCGATACCCAGGCCATAGTCATCTGCTCGGTGAAAAACCCCAACGAAAAGCCGAAGCTTGACCCTCAGGAAGGTTCTTATGATTTTGGCTCTTTGTTCTCATCGGATGTGGACGAGCCGGAAGCTCCCCGCAACGATATTGCAGATGCGCTGACCGCAACAAACTTTCAATACGCACAAGTTTTTTCGAAGGTACTACGCGGATATGGCAATGCTAACAAACTCAAAAAGCATGCCGACCCAATGATGATTGTCATTCTGGATGCGGCGACATCAGGGCGTTTGAGCGTTACATATTACCGTGAACTTTCAAAAGACGAATATGTCGAAAGTATCCTGCGGTGGCATGTTGATGCGGCATGGCCGTTGAAAATGTACGACAAAGAAAAAAAGAAGTTTGTCGCATATGAAGGTGCGCCACCATTTGCCGACATCATCAGCTGCGCATATGACGTGTCAGACAGAAGCAGCAAAGCCTATAAACGTTTTGCGAAAAACACGAAAAAGCAGCTTATAGAATGCATGTTCGGAGGAGAATCGCTTCCCCGCTTCATATTGGACGCCACATACCACAGAGTCACTAAACCTATGGGATATGACGCTCCAGGAGCATGGCTAAGAGATTTTGAAATCGCATGCAGCCTATGGAAAAAACATTACATTGACGACGCGAGGAAGCAAAACAAACAGGAGGACACGATATCCATGTACCTTGAACCAACACGAAATGACCGCGACTACTTATACGGGAGATTGCTGGCACTCGCGGACCGCTTTGAAAACGGTGTCCTGTATAAGCAAGGAATCAGTGACACCCGTCCGACCAATGCCGTTAAGCTCATGAGCAATTTCGTCGCAAAGCCGTTTACAACATGGGGAACGCTGTGGAAGCAACTGATGCCCTACCTGAAATCGGCGAATGGCGCGCCCTGGTTCCAGAACAGCGTGGATGAGGTCATGGCGCTTTTCAAAGAAGGAGACTTCGAAGATAACCGTGCACTTTCACCGCTCTTTCTGCTCGGTTATTCATGCCAGCGAAGGGAGTCTATGCGTAAAGCGCAAGAAGCATCCCAGAAGAGCAAAGAAAACTAG
- the cas5c gene encoding type I-C CRISPR-associated protein Cas5c translates to MQRHRNSIEYEVSGRYALFSEAATRVGGEKFSYQVPTYQALKGITESIYWKPTFMWVIDAVRVMNRVQTEGKGIRPIKMSGGNDLSYYTYLKDVRYQVLAHFEWNDQREDLVADRDENKHHNIALRSVQKGGRRDIFLGTRECQGYVEPCEFGSGEGFYDGYGEWNMGYMFHGFTYPDENEDHDFIARFWSPVMSDGIIEFERPESTKLDGRIIRKNQSVKEFALGSNLQPVGEE, encoded by the coding sequence ATGCAACGACATCGCAACTCAATTGAATATGAGGTATCAGGCAGATATGCGTTGTTCTCGGAAGCAGCAACACGTGTTGGGGGTGAGAAATTTTCGTATCAGGTGCCAACGTACCAAGCTTTGAAAGGCATTACGGAAAGCATCTATTGGAAGCCAACTTTTATGTGGGTTATTGACGCTGTTCGTGTGATGAACAGAGTTCAGACTGAAGGAAAGGGAATTCGACCCATCAAAATGAGCGGTGGCAATGATCTTTCGTACTACACGTATCTCAAAGACGTGCGTTATCAGGTTTTGGCTCATTTCGAATGGAATGATCAGCGTGAAGATCTTGTCGCTGACCGCGACGAAAACAAACATCATAATATCGCCTTGAGATCCGTTCAGAAAGGCGGTCGCCGAGACATATTCTTGGGGACGCGCGAGTGCCAGGGGTATGTGGAACCATGTGAGTTCGGATCTGGCGAAGGGTTTTATGACGGTTATGGCGAGTGGAATATGGGATACATGTTCCATGGATTCACGTATCCGGATGAAAACGAGGACCACGATTTTATCGCCCGATTCTGGTCGCCTGTTATGTCCGACGGCATCATCGAATTTGAGCGTCCGGAATCCACGAAATTGGATGGACGAATTATCAGGAAAAACCAGAGCGTCAAGGAATTCGCTTTGGGGAGCAATCTGCAGCCGGTGGGAGAGGAGTGA
- the cas4 gene encoding CRISPR-associated protein Cas4 produces the protein MKGPEGYPEEDWLALSGIQHFSFCKRQWALIHIEQLWSENYLTTAGHLEHERAHDYATSESRGDTLIMRDLRVYSRALGITGACDVVEFHKSNDGVPLHGRDGLWLPYPIEYKHGKYKTIDADRLQLCAEAMCLEEMLACDIPEGALFYRQTKRRERVKLDEDLRNMVEADFLQMHDLFSRGWTPKVKQTRSCSSCSLRDLCLPELRKVKSAKAYIEERLKESGE, from the coding sequence ATGAAAGGGCCAGAAGGATATCCGGAAGAAGATTGGCTGGCCCTTTCGGGCATCCAGCATTTCTCATTCTGCAAACGACAGTGGGCTCTTATCCATATCGAACAGCTGTGGTCAGAGAATTATTTGACCACAGCTGGGCATCTGGAACATGAACGCGCCCACGATTATGCGACTTCTGAATCTCGCGGCGATACGCTGATCATGCGGGATTTGAGAGTCTATTCGCGAGCGCTCGGCATAACTGGAGCCTGTGATGTTGTGGAATTCCATAAGTCTAATGATGGTGTTCCGCTTCACGGAAGAGATGGATTGTGGTTGCCATATCCGATTGAATACAAACACGGCAAATACAAAACGATTGATGCTGATCGTTTACAGCTATGCGCGGAAGCGATGTGCTTGGAAGAAATGCTCGCGTGTGATATTCCTGAAGGTGCTTTGTTCTATCGGCAGACAAAACGTCGTGAGCGGGTAAAATTGGACGAAGATCTTCGCAACATGGTCGAAGCTGACTTCTTGCAAATGCATGATCTTTTCTCCCGCGGATGGACTCCTAAAGTGAAACAGACCAGATCGTGTTCGTCATGTTCTCTACGGGATTTGTGCCTGCCTGAATTACGGAAGGTGAAATCGGCAAAAGCATATATCGAAGAACGGCTCAAGGAAAGCGGGGAGTGA
- the cas7c gene encoding type I-C CRISPR-associated protein Cas7/Csd2, whose protein sequence is MAALENKIDFAVVFASNNANPNGDPLNGNRPRTTSEGLGEVSDVALKRKIRNRLQDAGETIFVQSDDRSDDGAKSLSDRFNTYLKTLPKEEQKQKNLVFQKVCEQWLDVRAFGQVFAFKKAKDVDEVSLGVRGPVSIQAAFSVEPIAIDDVQITKSVNSETTDTGKKSSDTMGMKYRVSGRAVYATYGSISPQLAEKTGFTAEDAEKIKEALVTLFENDESSARPAGSMEVLDVVWFTHNSKSGQYSSAKVHRSVSVNVDGTVAVNGSSIPDLRYEVIEGR, encoded by the coding sequence ATGGCAGCTTTGGAAAACAAGATTGATTTCGCAGTCGTTTTTGCGTCTAATAATGCCAATCCTAATGGTGATCCGTTGAATGGCAATCGTCCACGAACCACATCGGAAGGGCTGGGCGAGGTTTCTGACGTTGCACTGAAAAGGAAGATTCGCAATCGCCTGCAAGATGCTGGTGAAACGATTTTCGTGCAGTCCGATGACCGTTCCGATGACGGCGCAAAATCATTGTCGGACCGTTTCAACACATATTTGAAAACCTTGCCGAAAGAAGAGCAGAAACAGAAGAACCTGGTGTTCCAGAAAGTGTGCGAACAGTGGCTTGACGTACGTGCGTTCGGACAAGTATTCGCATTCAAAAAAGCTAAGGATGTTGACGAAGTTTCCTTGGGCGTGCGCGGTCCGGTTTCCATTCAGGCTGCGTTCTCGGTTGAACCCATCGCCATTGACGACGTGCAGATCACTAAGTCAGTGAACAGTGAAACCACGGACACCGGTAAGAAATCCTCCGATACCATGGGAATGAAATACCGTGTTTCCGGCCGTGCGGTGTATGCGACGTATGGCAGCATCAGCCCACAGCTTGCCGAAAAAACCGGGTTTACTGCAGAAGACGCCGAAAAAATCAAGGAAGCTCTCGTCACGTTGTTTGAGAATGATGAAAGTTCGGCTCGTCCTGCGGGGTCCATGGAAGTGTTGGACGTTGTGTGGTTCACGCACAACAGCAAGTCAGGGCAATACTCTTCCGCCAAAGTTCATCGTTCCGTTTCCGTTAATGTGGACGGAACGGTGGCAGTGAATGGATCTTCTATTCCCGACTTGCGGTACGAAGTGATTGAAGGACGCTGA